A genomic segment from uncultured Vibrio sp. encodes:
- a CDS encoding EAL domain-containing protein — protein MVLSCLIISRSFFLYSVDQLENMEIDQANQQALSVVDLMISQQSASSYDWAYWDETYDLFLDNPDITGYTERNLYLETLNSLHLDMMSFVTLTGQELLSLTRENSAEKSSALSTKVVHHPLIQQHIASMNQKPDSHQAQLSGLLKIDNTIWGLSLTPVKNSKGNSDSNGWLLWGRNLTTRFLGDFASILPAHSSLTPLAPSQPEHTFTQDIGKSSTAITKSTLLHDLGGSPIAWVETEMTRDYYSKGSALFLYLFATVGVVTAAIATATLAIFKKKVVIRFNQFADDIHKVASEYKLEDVLSITKDELELASKLVQQLSDNTSITQSQLKDSMHNFSALYHSSSLGMLFVIGREIVDANPRALEMLNHQKSELIKRPLNSLCSHDNGESRLEEMMTELANGKTLFEAQVLDSQGDTIDCLIEATLIQHDGQSALMLLIQDIRETKQQAEMIQRLTDFDPVSGFCNRPSIMEALDKLVKTQPNRFSFIFLKNNQLKQLAEVYGHRLLDEAIQHLSKLLREALGQYKIGRISEYEFIILIPEETNHQDVIESTNQLLKQLSYKAVFSNITVSLNSKAVMMDPKITHQPVEHLLMAARHSAQSLSGQKVREVFVTGAALSEQAEALKIINRDLEAAIQQGDITPYYQPIVDAKSEEVIGFEALARWQHRELGMVSPTAFIPVAEQGKLIIELGQSILKQSCAFIGPLNRERIAKGLPQLSVHINLSARHFYHSNLISYLTTLIDEYQISAGSLVLEITESMLMGAKSNSINSINEIRRLGVQLALDDFGTGYSSFSSICNFPLDIVKLDKSYIDEIEFNDRAKTLVRNIVNMSQELGLTIVAEGVETASQVRKLKVWNINNLQGFYFYKPMKGKEVLQRFSGKQIH, from the coding sequence ATGGTACTAAGTTGCCTGATTATAAGTCGCTCTTTTTTTCTGTATAGCGTCGACCAATTAGAAAACATGGAAATTGACCAGGCCAACCAGCAAGCGCTATCAGTGGTTGATTTGATGATCTCCCAACAAAGCGCTAGCTCTTATGACTGGGCATATTGGGATGAAACTTACGATCTTTTTCTCGATAATCCCGACATAACGGGTTATACGGAACGAAACCTGTACTTAGAAACGCTCAACTCGTTACATCTGGATATGATGTCTTTTGTCACGCTTACTGGACAAGAGCTACTCTCGCTAACTCGAGAAAATTCAGCTGAAAAATCTTCTGCGTTATCCACTAAAGTTGTACATCATCCGCTCATTCAACAGCATATCGCGTCGATGAACCAAAAACCGGATTCTCATCAAGCCCAACTTTCCGGGCTATTAAAAATCGATAACACGATCTGGGGGCTTAGTTTAACGCCGGTAAAAAACAGTAAGGGTAATAGTGATTCAAATGGCTGGTTATTATGGGGAAGAAATTTAACGACGCGCTTTCTCGGTGACTTTGCATCCATCCTACCCGCTCATAGTTCATTAACGCCTCTAGCCCCTTCACAGCCTGAACACACCTTCACGCAAGATATAGGCAAATCTTCGACGGCTATTACCAAATCTACGCTACTGCACGACCTAGGAGGTTCTCCTATTGCATGGGTAGAAACGGAAATGACGCGTGATTACTACTCTAAAGGTAGTGCTCTGTTTCTGTACCTATTCGCTACAGTCGGTGTTGTCACCGCAGCCATCGCAACGGCCACATTAGCCATTTTCAAAAAGAAAGTGGTGATTCGATTCAATCAATTTGCTGACGACATACACAAAGTCGCCTCGGAATATAAACTTGAAGATGTTCTGTCGATTACTAAGGATGAACTGGAGTTGGCATCTAAATTAGTACAGCAGCTTTCTGATAATACGTCCATAACGCAGTCTCAGTTAAAAGATTCAATGCATAACTTTAGCGCGTTATATCATAGCTCTTCGCTGGGCATGCTTTTTGTGATTGGGCGTGAAATTGTCGACGCTAACCCGCGAGCTTTAGAAATGCTGAACCATCAAAAGTCCGAGTTGATTAAACGTCCTCTCAATAGCCTTTGTTCACATGATAACGGCGAATCACGGCTCGAAGAGATGATGACTGAGTTAGCAAACGGCAAAACTCTGTTCGAAGCACAAGTACTTGATAGCCAAGGTGATACTATAGATTGTCTGATCGAAGCCACACTGATTCAACACGACGGACAGAGTGCGCTCATGTTGCTCATTCAGGATATTCGGGAAACTAAACAGCAAGCGGAAATGATTCAAAGGTTGACCGATTTTGACCCTGTCTCCGGCTTCTGCAATCGCCCATCTATCATGGAAGCGCTTGATAAATTGGTAAAAACACAACCTAATCGCTTTTCATTCATTTTCCTTAAAAATAATCAGCTAAAGCAACTTGCAGAAGTGTATGGACATCGTCTACTCGACGAAGCCATTCAGCACCTTTCCAAATTGCTGCGTGAAGCATTGGGGCAATATAAAATCGGTCGAATCAGTGAATATGAATTTATTATTCTAATCCCTGAGGAGACAAACCATCAGGATGTGATTGAATCCACCAATCAATTATTAAAGCAACTCTCATATAAGGCTGTCTTTTCTAACATCACTGTATCTCTTAATAGTAAAGCGGTGATGATGGACCCCAAAATCACCCACCAGCCTGTTGAACATCTTCTGATGGCGGCACGCCACTCTGCACAATCGTTAAGCGGACAAAAGGTTCGTGAAGTATTCGTTACCGGAGCAGCGCTATCTGAACAAGCAGAAGCCTTAAAGATCATTAATCGTGACTTGGAAGCAGCAATACAGCAGGGCGACATCACTCCGTACTACCAACCAATCGTTGATGCCAAGTCAGAAGAAGTGATCGGATTTGAGGCGCTTGCACGCTGGCAACACCGAGAACTCGGCATGGTATCACCGACTGCTTTTATTCCTGTTGCTGAGCAAGGAAAACTGATTATTGAGCTTGGGCAGTCCATCCTCAAGCAATCTTGCGCATTTATTGGTCCACTTAATCGAGAGCGTATCGCTAAGGGATTACCGCAACTCTCAGTTCACATTAACTTGAGTGCACGCCATTTTTATCACTCAAATTTAATTTCCTACCTCACGACATTGATTGATGAATACCAAATCTCTGCAGGAAGCCTTGTGCTCGAAATCACCGAAAGTATGCTAATGGGCGCTAAATCTAACTCCATCAACAGCATCAACGAGATTAGGAGACTGGGTGTTCAACTCGCTTTGGACGACTTTGGGACCGGCTACTCCTCATTCAGTAGCATCTGTAACTTCCCGTTGGATATTGTCAAATTAGACAAGTCCTATATTGATGAAATTGAATTCAATGATCGAGCAAAAACACTGGTACGTAATATTGTAAATATGTCTCAGGAGTTAGGATTAACGATCGTGGCAGAAGGTGTGGAAACAGCGAGTCAGGTGCGAAAACTCAAAGTCTGGAATATCAATAACCTACAAGGCTTCTACTTCTATAAGCCGATGAAAGGTAAGGAAGTGTTGCAGAGGTTCTCCGGTAAACAAATCCATTAG
- a CDS encoding nodulation protein NfeD yields the protein MKRIRIWLLPFFLFASQALANTVWIVPVNGAIGPAISDYLSREIEQAQQENISLVILKMDTPGGLDSSMRDIIHAITTSSIPVATWVGPSGSRAASAGTYILLASHVAAMAEATNLGAATPVALGGGAPGGPSPNEGKNQDAEDQQPSDSQSEKVPAKTAMEKKVINDAKAYIKGLAKLHDRNAEWAEKAVSEAASLDAQEALKLNVIDYIANSPEELVQMINGTTVNINNQPATLSLDNPVWVERVPDWRAEMLAVITNPNVAYILILIGIYGLLLEFYNPGIGLPGVLGGICLLLAMYALQMMPVNYAGLGLLLLGIALMIAEAFSPSFGVLGLGGVVAFVLGSIFLMESDLPSFQVALPLIFGLSIFSVALIVLTVGMLVRIRHRRVTTGLETYPGKKAIVSDDFIDGEGRVQMDGAFWQAKTDANQGLKQGDQVTVVNVKGLTLTVKPSDRPNQ from the coding sequence ATGAAAAGAATACGAATATGGCTCTTGCCGTTTTTCCTGTTTGCCAGTCAAGCATTGGCGAACACGGTATGGATCGTCCCGGTCAACGGTGCCATTGGTCCCGCTATCAGCGACTACCTTTCCAGAGAAATAGAACAGGCTCAGCAGGAAAATATCAGTTTAGTCATTTTGAAAATGGATACTCCGGGAGGCCTCGATAGCTCGATGAGAGACATCATCCATGCTATCACTACGTCATCTATTCCAGTCGCAACTTGGGTTGGCCCGTCTGGCTCACGAGCAGCCAGTGCGGGTACTTATATTCTTCTTGCCAGTCACGTCGCAGCAATGGCAGAAGCAACAAACCTTGGCGCAGCTACCCCTGTCGCATTAGGTGGTGGTGCTCCAGGAGGCCCTTCCCCTAATGAAGGCAAAAACCAAGATGCCGAAGACCAACAACCGTCAGATAGCCAATCCGAAAAAGTCCCCGCCAAAACAGCAATGGAGAAAAAAGTCATCAATGACGCCAAAGCTTATATCAAAGGGCTGGCCAAACTTCACGACCGCAATGCTGAATGGGCGGAGAAAGCGGTGAGCGAAGCAGCAAGTCTCGATGCACAAGAAGCACTAAAACTGAATGTTATTGATTATATCGCTAACTCGCCAGAAGAACTGGTTCAGATGATAAACGGCACAACCGTTAATATAAACAATCAACCCGCGACATTGTCATTGGACAATCCGGTATGGGTAGAAAGAGTGCCCGATTGGCGTGCTGAAATGTTAGCGGTCATCACTAACCCCAATGTGGCTTACATTCTTATCCTTATCGGTATCTATGGTCTGCTTTTGGAATTCTATAATCCTGGGATCGGTTTGCCCGGCGTATTAGGCGGTATTTGCCTGTTACTTGCTATGTACGCACTGCAGATGATGCCGGTCAACTATGCTGGTCTGGGCCTCTTACTGCTCGGCATTGCACTAATGATTGCCGAAGCGTTTAGTCCAAGTTTTGGTGTTTTAGGCTTAGGCGGTGTCGTTGCCTTTGTTCTGGGGTCGATATTTCTCATGGAGAGTGACTTGCCGAGCTTTCAAGTCGCACTACCTTTAATTTTTGGTCTTTCAATCTTTTCTGTTGCTCTTATTGTGTTGACTGTCGGCATGCTAGTAAGAATACGCCACCGAAGGGTCACTACGGGTCTTGAAACCTATCCCGGTAAAAAAGCAATTGTGAGCGATGATTTCATTGACGGTGAAGGTCGTGTGCAAATGGACGGCGCATTCTGGCAAGCCAAAACAGATGCAAACCAAGGACTCAAACAAGGCGACCAAGTTACCGTTGTCAATGTAAAAGGGCTAACCTTAACGGTGAAGCCCAGTGACCGCCCTAACCAATAG
- a CDS encoding slipin family protein, producing the protein MLLYTVSVILVLLIALATQIFKVLREYERGVIYFLGRFQEVKGPGLIILIPFIQQMVRVDLRTVVLDVPTQDLITKDNVSVRVNAVVYFRVVDPQMAINNIESYNEATSQLAQTTLRSVLGQHELDELLSERERLNKDLQAILDQQTDDWGIKIATVEVKHVDLNESMVRALARQAEAERNRRAKIIHATGELEASNKLKDAAKMLNEAPNALQLRYMQTLTEITTDKTSTIIFPMPINLVEAVQDIAKAVNKDKEKEDQ; encoded by the coding sequence ATGTTGCTCTACACTGTTTCAGTGATCCTGGTTCTGTTGATCGCGCTAGCGACACAGATTTTCAAAGTATTACGTGAGTACGAACGTGGTGTGATCTACTTCTTAGGTCGATTTCAAGAGGTAAAAGGCCCTGGCCTGATCATCTTGATTCCTTTTATCCAACAAATGGTGCGCGTGGACTTACGAACTGTCGTTCTGGACGTACCGACCCAAGACCTTATCACGAAAGATAACGTGTCTGTTCGCGTAAACGCTGTGGTGTATTTTCGCGTCGTCGATCCACAAATGGCCATCAACAACATTGAGAGCTACAATGAGGCGACCAGTCAGTTAGCACAAACGACTTTGCGTTCAGTATTGGGTCAGCATGAGCTAGATGAGCTTCTCTCCGAGCGAGAGCGACTCAATAAAGACTTACAAGCGATCCTTGATCAACAAACGGATGACTGGGGTATTAAAATAGCCACCGTCGAAGTCAAACATGTTGATCTGAATGAAAGTATGGTCCGCGCGCTCGCTCGTCAAGCCGAAGCTGAGCGTAATCGTCGTGCGAAAATCATTCACGCAACCGGTGAATTAGAGGCGTCTAACAAGTTAAAAGATGCAGCTAAAATGTTGAATGAAGCCCCAAATGCACTGCAATTACGCTACATGCAGACACTAACTGAAATCACCACGGACAAAACCTCAACGATTATTTTCCCAATGCCAATTAACTTAGTTGAGGCGGTACAAGATATTGCGAAGGCAGTGAATAAGGACAAAGAAAAAGAGGATCAATAA
- the choV gene encoding choline ABC transporter ATP-binding protein yields the protein MDAITIENLDVVFGQQQAQALTLLDQGKSRQEIIDETDQVVGVDNVSLSVKQGEICVLMGLSGSGKSSLLRTVNGLNDISRGSLKIKDGDNMVELANCDEQTLRHLRTHRVSMVFQKFALMPWLTVLDNVAFGLEMQGISKAERREKAREQLEMVGLSEWESKFPHELSGGMQQRVGLARAFAMNTDILLMDEPFSALDPLIRAQLQDELILLQKKLNKTILFVSHDLDEALKIGNNIAIMESGKLIQHGKPEQIILTPENDYVADFVAHTNPLNVLKGRSLMQSSHSLVREDKRVLICPENGIWVTQEPQGLSLIDTDRLLILWDSESSHLDDVKENALVQVSPDISMREAIELKQRSNQPLLMVEDNQLVGILSDNELYDALLGNFRSDKVA from the coding sequence ATGGACGCAATTACTATTGAAAACCTCGATGTTGTTTTTGGTCAGCAACAAGCGCAAGCACTGACTCTGCTTGATCAAGGTAAATCACGACAAGAGATTATCGATGAAACCGATCAAGTGGTTGGTGTCGACAATGTATCGTTGAGCGTTAAACAAGGCGAAATCTGTGTGCTCATGGGCTTATCCGGTTCAGGTAAGTCCAGCTTGCTTCGTACTGTGAATGGCTTGAACGATATCTCCCGTGGTTCTTTGAAAATCAAAGACGGTGACAACATGGTGGAACTCGCGAACTGTGATGAGCAGACATTGCGCCACTTGCGTACACACCGAGTTTCTATGGTGTTTCAAAAGTTTGCTTTGATGCCATGGTTAACGGTATTAGATAACGTGGCCTTTGGCTTAGAAATGCAAGGTATTAGCAAAGCTGAACGTCGTGAAAAAGCGCGTGAACAACTTGAAATGGTTGGCTTGTCAGAGTGGGAAAGTAAGTTCCCTCACGAGCTCTCTGGTGGTATGCAGCAGCGTGTTGGCTTAGCTCGTGCATTCGCGATGAATACTGACATCCTATTGATGGATGAACCGTTTTCGGCACTCGATCCATTGATTCGTGCTCAGCTACAGGATGAACTGATTCTTCTACAAAAGAAGTTAAACAAGACAATTCTGTTCGTAAGTCATGATCTGGATGAAGCACTTAAAATCGGTAACAACATCGCAATCATGGAGTCGGGCAAACTGATTCAGCATGGTAAGCCAGAGCAAATCATCCTGACACCAGAGAACGATTATGTAGCAGACTTTGTCGCTCATACTAACCCGCTAAATGTACTCAAAGGTCGCTCTTTGATGCAGTCGAGTCACTCATTAGTACGTGAAGATAAGCGCGTTCTTATTTGTCCTGAGAATGGAATTTGGGTGACGCAAGAACCGCAAGGACTAAGTTTAATCGATACTGACAGGTTATTGATTCTTTGGGATAGTGAATCATCGCACCTTGATGATGTGAAAGAAAACGCGTTGGTTCAGGTTAGCCCGGATATCAGTATGCGCGAAGCAATAGAACTTAAACAGCGCAGTAACCAGCCTTTATTGATGGTAGAAGATAACCAGTTGGTAGGCATACTGAGCGACAATGAGCTGTATGATGCGCTACTCGGTAACTTCAGGTCAGATAAAGTAGCTTAA